The following nucleotide sequence is from Pseudoalteromonas xiamenensis.
TCATAACAATTCCTCAATACTGTTTTGCTTATTGCCATTTTACCTAAAGATAGCAAGATGTGTAGACATCCAAACGTTTAAAAATATAGAATGCTATATTCAGTTTACTTCTTGAGGTGGCAATCATGAACGAATACATCGCCTTCGATAGCGCCAAAGCGCTTGAATATGTTCAACAATTAGGTGGGTTCTTCGCTGATGATGCGGTTTTAAACTGCTATGAGTTTGGGGACGGAAATTTAAATCTTGTATTTCGTATTGCTGACGACTCAAACAACAGCATTATTTTGAAGCAAGCACTTCCTTACGCTCGCCGCGTTGGCGAAAGCTGGCCACTCACCCTTGATAGAGCGCGCATTGAAGCGAACGTGTTGTTAAAACACGGCGCAGTGTGTGAAGCACACACCGTTAAAGTTCTGCATCAAAACGACACGTTAGCCGTGACGATTCTTGAAGATTTAGGCCACTTGGCCATTTTGCGCGGTGAACTTAATCATGGAAAAACCTTTCCAAATCTTGGTCGCGATGTTGCTACCTACTTAGCAACAACAGCATTTTATTATTCAGATTTTTATTTAACACCCGCTGAAAAAAAAGCGCTGGTGATGGAGTTTACCAATCCTGAATTGTGCTCAATTACAGAGGACTTGTTCTTTGATGATCCCTATCGCCCAAGCGAACGCAATAACTACCCGAAAGCACTTGCTCCAGAAGTAACTAAGCTGCAGGCAAATCTTGCACTCAAGCTTGCCGTTGCAAAACTCAAAGCAACGTTTTTCTCCTCACCTCAGGCGTTATTACATGGTGACGTGCACAGTGGTAGCATTTTTGTCGATGTCAATACGACGAAACTGATCGATCCTGAATTTGGTTTTTTCGGTCCTATTGGCTTCGACTTAGGATCGTTTATTGGAAATTTGCTGCTTAATTTTGTGGCTCAAAATGGCCGGATCAGCGCCTTACCAAAACGACGCGATGTACACACTTACTTGCTGTCCACAATCCAAACAACGTTGTCTGATTTTGAACAACAGTTTAAGCATTTGGCGCACACAAAGACACGCGATCTCGCTTTACAAACCGAAGGCTACGTGGAGAGTTTTTTGGTCGACGTTTTACAAGACGCGGTTGGATATTGTGGTACCGAGCTGGTTCGTCGTACCATCGGACTTGCTCATGTTTCTGATATTGATGGCATTGAAGACGACAACAAACGTCTTGCCGCACAAGTACAAGCGCTTTTTGTCGGCCAGCAACTGATCCTGAACGCCTCAAGCGTAAAAAATAAAGATGACTTCTCTCAATTGTTGCTGAGTTTAATTCAGTAGGTCAACGATAAGATAATATGAAAAAGGCAGCGAACGCTGCCTTTCTATTTTGTCATTCACCACGACTAAGCTTTCGATGCAGCCTTCGCTTTTTGAATGTATGCACGCACTTGCTGCTCAAGCACAAACAAAGGCACGGAACCATGGCGTAATATCTGATGATGGAATTCACGAATATCAAACGACTCGCCCAAGGCTTCTTCTGCTTCTCTGCGCAAACGTTTGATGGTCAACTCTCCAATTTTGTACGACAGCGCTTGGGCTGGCCACGAAATATAACGGTCCGTTTCCGTTTTAATGTTATGCAGTGACAACGCGGTGTTGTCTTTCATGAAATTCATCGCTCGCTCACGACTCCATCCATACATGTGCATTCCTGTATCCACAACTAAACGTGCTGCACGCCACATTTCATACGTTAATCGACCGAACTGGCTGTAAGGGTCTTGATAGAATCCAACTTCCGTTCCTAAATATTCCGAGTAGAGTCCCCAACCTTCGCCAAATGCCGAAATATAAGAATTGCGGCGATACTCAGGAAGATAGTCTAACTCTTCATTCAGCGAGATTTGTAAATGATGACCAGGCACGGCTTCGTGTAACGTCAACGCCTCTAATACGTAGAGTGGACGTTTGTCCAACGCATACGTGTTAACCCAATAGTAACCAGCCTCGGTGTCTTTACTCGCACCGGCGTAACGACCTGTCGTGTATTTAGGCGCGATACTCGCAGGCACAGGCGCAACACCGTATGGTCGTCGGGGCAATGTGTGGAATAACTTTGGTAGCTGAGCATCAATTTTCTTCGCAATAAACGATGCCTCTTTCAATAGCGCTTCCGGTGTCTTGGCGTAAAATTGAGGGTCTGTGCGGAGGAACGTGACGAAATCGGCAAAGGAGCCTTTAAAACCGACTTTCTCGATGATGGCTTCCATTTCAGCACGAATACGCGCGACTTCTTGCAGACCCAACTCATGAATTTCTTTTGGCGTCATTGCTGTCGTGGTGTAATAGCGTGCGCGATTCGCGTAATACGCTTCACCGTTAGGAGTCGAAGACAAACCAATCGCGTTACGCGCTGCCGGACGGTATTCCTCGGTAAAAAAGGTTAAATAGTGCTGATACGAGGGAATGACTTGGTTAGCCAAAATCGCTTTAGCTTGGGATTGCAACGCTGCAAATTCCGCTTCTGAAAGTGCCGTATTATTTTTCAATAACGGCTTATAAAATTCTGATTTTG
It contains:
- the mtnK gene encoding S-methyl-5-thioribose kinase, which gives rise to MNEYIAFDSAKALEYVQQLGGFFADDAVLNCYEFGDGNLNLVFRIADDSNNSIILKQALPYARRVGESWPLTLDRARIEANVLLKHGAVCEAHTVKVLHQNDTLAVTILEDLGHLAILRGELNHGKTFPNLGRDVATYLATTAFYYSDFYLTPAEKKALVMEFTNPELCSITEDLFFDDPYRPSERNNYPKALAPEVTKLQANLALKLAVAKLKATFFSSPQALLHGDVHSGSIFVDVNTTKLIDPEFGFFGPIGFDLGSFIGNLLLNFVAQNGRISALPKRRDVHTYLLSTIQTTLSDFEQQFKHLAHTKTRDLALQTEGYVESFLVDVLQDAVGYCGTELVRRTIGLAHVSDIDGIEDDNKRLAAQVQALFVGQQLILNASSVKNKDDFSQLLLSLIQ
- a CDS encoding DUF885 domain-containing protein, with the protein product MFSVKYILKPLSAAFFALSLGACQLTGSDNNQQFTQIAEQVLQFRTQIDPYQRDDKNAEYLLPNLSAEYLASENAKREMFIAQLDAIDQKQLSEENQINLTILRDQIQNNIDEYHFHSHYMPLTSEYGFHSSLSFMINSHDFSKKSGYELYLQRLAQIPRYFEQNIGWMREGMKVGLTQPKAVLEGYEDSISAYIVEDVTKSEFYKPLLKNNTALSEAEFAALQSQAKAILANQVIPSYQHYLTFFTEEYRPAARNAIGLSSTPNGEAYYANRARYYTTTAMTPKEIHELGLQEVARIRAEMEAIIEKVGFKGSFADFVTFLRTDPQFYAKTPEALLKEASFIAKKIDAQLPKLFHTLPRRPYGVAPVPASIAPKYTTGRYAGASKDTEAGYYWVNTYALDKRPLYVLEALTLHEAVPGHHLQISLNEELDYLPEYRRNSYISAFGEGWGLYSEYLGTEVGFYQDPYSQFGRLTYEMWRAARLVVDTGMHMYGWSRERAMNFMKDNTALSLHNIKTETDRYISWPAQALSYKIGELTIKRLRREAEEALGESFDIREFHHQILRHGSVPLFVLEQQVRAYIQKAKAASKA